The Campylobacter sp. CNRCH_2014_0184h genome includes a window with the following:
- a CDS encoding radical SAM protein, protein MNKITFGPISSRRFGLSLGIDLSPNQKQCNFDCVYCELQAAKPVEKSLVYPKIQDILEQVKQSLASDVKFDFLTLTANGEPSLHPYLKELVCELNKIKQDKKLLILSNGSGVLNPNAFNALLDIDVVKFSLDSAKEKTFYRIDKALKQIKLEAMIDKMITFREKFLGELVMEVLVVQGLNDNKEEMLALNEVFDKIKPLRVDFSTIDRPPAYPVKGVSMEKLEELSMYINSAPVVLAKHYYKGEKIDFNTQELLKMLQLRAQSEFDVENKFSQYSKDILEKLLKEQKIIVKNLAGVKFYKKI, encoded by the coding sequence GTGAACAAAATTACCTTTGGCCCCATAAGCTCGAGAAGATTTGGGCTTTCTTTAGGGATTGATTTAAGTCCAAATCAAAAGCAGTGCAATTTCGATTGTGTATATTGTGAGTTGCAAGCTGCAAAACCTGTGGAAAAATCTTTAGTATATCCAAAAATTCAAGATATCTTAGAACAGGTAAAGCAATCTTTAGCTAGCGATGTGAAATTTGATTTTCTTACATTAACTGCAAATGGTGAACCTAGTCTGCATCCTTATTTAAAAGAATTAGTTTGCGAGTTAAATAAAATAAAACAAGATAAAAAACTTTTGATTTTAAGTAATGGTAGTGGTGTGTTAAATCCAAATGCATTCAATGCTTTATTGGATATTGATGTAGTTAAATTTAGTCTTGATAGTGCTAAAGAAAAAACATTTTATAGAATAGATAAAGCTCTAAAACAAATTAAACTTGAAGCAATGATTGATAAAATGATTACTTTTAGGGAAAAATTTCTAGGTGAGCTTGTTATGGAAGTTTTAGTTGTACAAGGTTTAAATGACAATAAAGAAGAAATGTTAGCTTTAAATGAGGTATTTGATAAAATAAAGCCATTAAGAGTAGATTTTAGCACTATTGATAGACCTCCAGCTTATCCTGTTAAAGGTGTATCTATGGAAAAATTAGAAGAATTAAGTATGTATATTAATAGCGCCCCTGTTGTGCTTGCTAAGCATTATTATAAAGGTGAAAAAATTGATTTTAATACTCAAGAGCTTTTAAAAATGTTGCAACTTAGAGCTCAAAGTGAATTTGATGTTGAAAATAAATTTAGTCAATATAGCAAAGATATATTAGAAAAGCTACTTAAGGAGCAAAAAATTATTGTAAAAAATCTAGCTGGAGTGAAATTTTATAAAAAAATATAA